The window CCTGGGCGGACACATCGGTGGTGTGTGGCCCCGGGCGAGATGCCGCACCCGGCTGCCGCAGGCAGGCAGAGCACCCACGGGCTGGGGCTCGCCGAGGCCTTGTGCCTCGCCGACAGTCTCGGGCGCGGTCCCGGCCGTCTCATTGTGTACGCGGTCGAGGGAGCGGACCGCTCGCTGGGCACGGGGCTCACCCCGGCGGTGGCGGCCGCCCTGCCGCTTCTGGCCCGGCGCATCGAGGAAGACGTCCGGCAGTACAGCCGGAGAACTCGCCGGACCAGCTTCGAACCCGGGAGCCCGCTGGTCTGACATGCTGCCGGATCTAGGCACGTGGAGACCGAGAGGTGCACCATGACCGACGCTTCGGACGCCGGAGCCGTCCTCGACCACCAGGACGCACAGGTGCTTCATCGAGTACCGCTTACGGTCGCTTCACGGCTACCGGCGCGAGCGCGGGGACGACAGGGCTCCGGCCGGCCGGAACCGGACACCTCAGCGCCCTTCCAGTCATCTACCAGACGGAGCAGCCGGCATGGAGCCAGTCGTCACCGTGGGCCTCGACGGCTCACCCGAGAGCCTCGCCGCTGCCCGTTGGGCCGCTGACGAAGCCGACCGCCGCAAACTCACGCTGCGCCTGTTGCACGCGTGGCCCCTGCTGGCTCCGGAACCGACCCACGTCCCCTCCGAGATGGATCAGAACTACTGGGCGAAGCGGATCGTGCACAACGCGAAGGCGGAGCTCCAAGCGCGCCACCCGGGCCTGACCATCGTCGGCAACCTGGTCGCCGAGGATGCTCAGGAGGCGCTGCTGAAAGCGTCAGCGGAGTCCGAGATGACCGTGCTCGGTTCGCGAGGACTGGAGCCCGTCGAGAGCTATTTCCTGGGCGACATCAGCATGCCCGTCGTCGCACGGGCCGAGCGGCCGGTGGTCCTGGTGCGCGCCGGGACGCGCGAAGAGGGTCCGCCGTCCGCTCCAGGTGCCTCAGGCGGCGTAGTGGTGGCATTGAAACTGCACGGTCCGTGCGACGACCTGCTCGCGTTCTCCTTCGCCGCCGCCGCGGCACGGGGCGTTCCCCTGCAAGCCGTCCACGGCCGGAGCGTTCCCCTCCACGCTCACGCTCCCTGGGGCACGGACCACGACGTGACCGAGAAGATCACGCAGGACGCGCGGAAGCTCCTGAGCGACGCCCTTCGCCCCTGGCGCGAGAAGTTCCCGAGTGTGGAGGTGGCCGACAGCGTCGGTCTTGAAAGCCCCACCAAGGCCGTGGTGCGGGCCGCAGAGGGCGCAGGGCTGCTGGTCGTCGGCCGACGCAGGCACCGCCCTGCCCTGGCACCCCCATTGGGTTCCGTGGCCACCGCCGCGATCCATCACGCGCGCTGCCCCGTCGCCGTCATTCCCCATGACTGAGCCGAGCCACCACGAGGAGCCGCCGGTGCCGGCGCACCGGACCGACGCGTCCGCGCTCCGGACCGGCACCGGCCTCCAGGTTCCGCCACTACCGCGCGCAGAGGTGTGCGAGACGCACACCGCGGTCCTGTTCTTCGTCGGTGACCGCGCCTACAAGCTGAAGAAGCCGGTCGACCTGGGGTTCCTCGACTACACGACCACGGCGGCCCGGCGGGCCGTGTGCGAACGAGAAGTCGCCCTCAACCGTCGCTTCGCCCCTGATGTCTACCTGGGCCTGGGTGAATTTCGCGGACCGGACGCGGACACGCCCGAACCTCTCGTGGTGATGCGCCGCATGCCGGCGGAACGCCGCCTGTCCCTGCTCGTGAGTCAAGGCGCCGACGTCGACGAAGCCCTGCGGTCTGTCGCACGCCTCCTTGCCTCCCGTCACGCGGACGCGCCCCGCGGCCCGGACATCGACGAGCAGGGCAGGCGGGACGCGCTGTCAGCGCGCTGGGAAGCAAGCTTCACGCAGGTCAGGGGACTGACCGAGG of the Streptomyces sp. NBC_01294 genome contains:
- a CDS encoding hydrogenase maturation protease, whose protein sequence is MKPLAGTAVIGIGNEFRRDDGVGWATIALLRARKAQRPLPSGTELTQCDGEPGRLISLWEGKALTFVVDACFPPAAQPGRTHRWCVAPGEMPHPAAAGRQSTHGLGLAEALCLADSLGRGPGRLIVYAVEGADRSLGTGLTPAVAAALPLLARRIEEDVRQYSRRTRRTSFEPGSPLV
- a CDS encoding universal stress protein, with product MEPVVTVGLDGSPESLAAARWAADEADRRKLTLRLLHAWPLLAPEPTHVPSEMDQNYWAKRIVHNAKAELQARHPGLTIVGNLVAEDAQEALLKASAESEMTVLGSRGLEPVESYFLGDISMPVVARAERPVVLVRAGTREEGPPSAPGASGGVVVALKLHGPCDDLLAFSFAAAAARGVPLQAVHGRSVPLHAHAPWGTDHDVTEKITQDARKLLSDALRPWREKFPSVEVADSVGLESPTKAVVRAAEGAGLLVVGRRRHRPALAPPLGSVATAAIHHARCPVAVIPHD